In the Pan paniscus chromosome 8, NHGRI_mPanPan1-v2.0_pri, whole genome shotgun sequence genome, one interval contains:
- the BUB3 gene encoding mitotic checkpoint protein BUB3 isoform X1, protein MTGSNEFKLNQPPEDGISSVKFSPNTSQFLLVSSWDTSVRLYDVPANSMRLKYQHTGAVLDCAFYDPTHAWSGGLDHQLKMHDLNTDQENLVGTHDAPIRCVEYCPEVNVMVTGSWDQTVKLWDPRTPCNAGTFSQPEKVYTLSVSGDRLIVGTAGRRVLVWDLRNMGYVQQRRESSLKYQTRCIRAFPNKQGYVLSSIEGRVAVEYLDPSPEVQKKKYAFKCHRLKENNIEQIYPVNAISFHNIHNTFATGGSDGFVNIWDPFNKKRLCQFHRYPTSIASLAFSNDGTTLAIASSYMYEMDDTEHPEDGIFIRQVTDAETKPKSPCT, encoded by the exons ATGACCGGTTCTAACGAGTTCAAGCTGAACCAGCCACCCGAGGATGGCATCTCCTCCGTGAAGTTCAGCCCCAACACCTCCCAGTTCCTGCTTGTCTCCTCCTGGGACACGTCCGTGCGTCTCTACGATGTGCCGGCCAACTCCATGCGGCTCAAATACCAGCACACCGGCGCCGTCCTGGACTGCGCCTTCTAC GATCCAACGCATGCCTGGAGTGGAGGACTAGATCATCAATTGAAAATGCATGATTTGAACACTGATCAAG aaAATCTTGTTGGGACCCATGATGCCCCTATCAGATGTGTTGAATACTGTCCAGAAGTGAATGTGATGGTCACTGGAAGTTGGGATCAGACAGTTAAACTGTGGGATCCCAGAACTCCTTGTAATGCTGGGACCTTCTCTCAGCCTGAAAAG gtatataCCCTCTCAGTGTCTGGAGACCGGCTGATTGTGGGAACAGCAGGCCGCAGAGTGTTGGTGTGGGACTTACGGAACATGGGTTACGTGCAGCAGCGCAGGGAGTCCAGCCTGAAATACCAGACTCGCTGCATACGAGCGTTTCCAAACAAGCAG GGTTATGTATTAAGCTCTATTGAAGGCCGAGTGGCAGTTGAGTATTTGGACCCAAGCCCTGAGGTACAGAAGAAGAAGTATGCCTTCAAATGTCAcagactaaaagaaaataatattgagcAGATTTACCCAGTCAATGCCATTTCTTTTCACAATATCCACAATACATTTGCCACAG GTGGTTctgatggctttgtaaatatttgggATCCATTTAACAAAAAGCGACTGTGCCAATTCCATCGGTACCCCACGAGCATCGCATCACTTGCCTTCAGTAATGATGGGACTACGCTTGCAATAGCATCATCATATATGTATGAAATGGATGACACAGAACATCCTGAAGATGGTATCTTCATTCGCCAAGTGACAGATGCAGAAACAAAACCCAA
- the BUB3 gene encoding mitotic checkpoint protein BUB3 isoform X2, with product MTGSNEFKLNQPPEDGISSVKFSPNTSQFLLVSSWDTSVRLYDVPANSMRLKYQHTGAVLDCAFYDPTHAWSGGLDHQLKMHDLNTDQENLVGTHDAPIRCVEYCPEVNVMVTGSWDQTVKLWDPRTPCNAGTFSQPEKVYTLSVSGDRLIVGTAGRRVLVWDLRNMGYVQQRRESSLKYQTRCIRAFPNKQGYVLSSIEGRVAVEYLDPSPEVQKKKYAFKCHRLKENNIEQIYPVNAISFHNIHNTFATGGSDGFVNIWDPFNKKRLCQFHRYPTSIASLAFSNDGTTLAIASSYMYEMDDTEHPEDGIFIRQVTDAETKPKST from the exons ATGACCGGTTCTAACGAGTTCAAGCTGAACCAGCCACCCGAGGATGGCATCTCCTCCGTGAAGTTCAGCCCCAACACCTCCCAGTTCCTGCTTGTCTCCTCCTGGGACACGTCCGTGCGTCTCTACGATGTGCCGGCCAACTCCATGCGGCTCAAATACCAGCACACCGGCGCCGTCCTGGACTGCGCCTTCTAC GATCCAACGCATGCCTGGAGTGGAGGACTAGATCATCAATTGAAAATGCATGATTTGAACACTGATCAAG aaAATCTTGTTGGGACCCATGATGCCCCTATCAGATGTGTTGAATACTGTCCAGAAGTGAATGTGATGGTCACTGGAAGTTGGGATCAGACAGTTAAACTGTGGGATCCCAGAACTCCTTGTAATGCTGGGACCTTCTCTCAGCCTGAAAAG gtatataCCCTCTCAGTGTCTGGAGACCGGCTGATTGTGGGAACAGCAGGCCGCAGAGTGTTGGTGTGGGACTTACGGAACATGGGTTACGTGCAGCAGCGCAGGGAGTCCAGCCTGAAATACCAGACTCGCTGCATACGAGCGTTTCCAAACAAGCAG GGTTATGTATTAAGCTCTATTGAAGGCCGAGTGGCAGTTGAGTATTTGGACCCAAGCCCTGAGGTACAGAAGAAGAAGTATGCCTTCAAATGTCAcagactaaaagaaaataatattgagcAGATTTACCCAGTCAATGCCATTTCTTTTCACAATATCCACAATACATTTGCCACAG GTGGTTctgatggctttgtaaatatttgggATCCATTTAACAAAAAGCGACTGTGCCAATTCCATCGGTACCCCACGAGCATCGCATCACTTGCCTTCAGTAATGATGGGACTACGCTTGCAATAGCATCATCATATATGTATGAAATGGATGACACAGAACATCCTGAAGATGGTATCTTCATTCGCCAAGTGACAGATGCAGAAACAAAACCCAA